One Echeneis naucrates chromosome 4, fEcheNa1.1, whole genome shotgun sequence genomic window, GACAGGCGAGGAGATCAGCGAGGTGAGCCTGTCTGTCATCTCGGACAGCTGCAGCCctgcctgttgtttttttcGCCATGGAAAGTGATGTTCATTGTTTTGTATTCTTTTCTCAGCTTTGGATGAAATATTTTTCGACCAAAGACACAATCAGCGCTATCATTCCGGTGAGTTCGCCAGCTCTACAAATGCTTCAACTCCAACTTTTTTCATGTACCTCATCACTTTATATTTCTTCAGTTGAATGCAGAAACTCTtcattatgtatttttattgatttctttcatcagttgttgttgttgttgttgtttagttttcaCACCTCACTGGTaaagacattttgtgttttgccttCCTTTGTCTCTGTTGGATGTTAATGAAAtttgggatttttatttatttttttatttatttttgatattgtGTGTAGGATTGTATGTAAGACACTGGAGAACAAAGCTTGCTTAGCTGTATTAATACAATACATTAGCAGTAATGCTTTAGTAACTGTCATTGTTTACATTACAGACACTGATCTATGAGACGATTTTCAGCAGGTTGAAGTCCTGCCCGATGGTAAGATCACAACTGCTCCATCTGAAACAAGTTGATTAAAAAGCTGACAAAGCAAATTGGAAATCAAAGAAATGAACATCAAACAAAAACCTGGTTATTTTGTGAATATTCACCTTTTCTGTCTTGCGTGACAAAACTGTTCTGGctaaacaaacacataacaaATCACGACAGCTAATTGTTAATATGAACAGGAATGAACCATCACCATGGTAACACTTTACTCTCTCCATCAGTTCCTCTATGCTCTCCCTCAAAGGGAAGGCTACGAATTTTTTGTGGGTCAGTTGTCGGGACATGAAATCCACTTCACCTCCCTCATCAACATCCAGGTAAATTGCTGCGATGCCAATGTGGTCACATGCTGCTGTGACTCTGTCAGCTCCATGAACATTTTAATACTAAgagactttttttaaattttttttttccccctctaaaTTTGAACTTCTTTAAAGTACTTCTGGCTCTGTTGACCACTTTAATGTAAATGCTGAGCATGTGAGAAATTGACGAAACCTTCAAATTTGGATGACTATGATTCCTCCAACTTTCTTGAGTTGGTTTGCTCCACTTTGTGCTTTTACACCACATGATCTCTGGTCTTGTGGTGATTTATGTCCACAGATCAGTCTagagcagaggtgtccaaattCGGTCCAACATACtttattcaaatgagtggctccttatcagacctcagcagagcttgatgaggagctgatcatttggatcaggaaacatctaaaacatgcaggacaaaGGCCCTCgaggaccggatttggacacctctaGTCTAGAGTGTCAGACTGTCAGAACAAAGGGAGGACAAACTAGAACAAAACTCTGCTTCCAAATGTTATAACAGGCCTTTCTAGCTAGTCATTAACTGGAGGAACCTTTTCAAAGATTGTTCTCCTCAGTTATGCAGAAACAAAACCTCGTGTTCTACTTCAGCCGGAATCTTAAGTTGTTCCATGCCACCCCTAATGACAGACAGTGAGCTCATTCGGGTTTGGTGAATAGTCTGGGAGACTGTAATGTTGAACTAGACATTTCTGAAAAGGCTGAATTTTTATGTCAAATCAaagtttaatttctttctttactaTTACTCCAACAATCCTTCAGTAAATGAACTACTTCATGATTAATGATCCCAACTTTTGAAAAGTTGGGTTTCCTGACATCTTAGGACTTTTAGTTCCTGCCACCTGGAGGTGTTGGTCACAGGTTTGTTCTTCCTGTTGGCTTCCAGACACTTGGTGAGAACGCTCCCAGTCAGCTGATCCTCTACCACTACCcagagctgaaggaggagaagggtGTGGTCTTCATGACAGCTGAGAGGGACCCCAAGTTTATAGTAAGTCCAGTCAATGGCCGTCTATTCACTTAAGAGATGCTTAATACTCGGCTTTCCACGTGTGTTATCTCATGTCTATTTAACTGTCTGTGTTTCCGACGTCCAGACTGTCCACCAGGCTCAGTGCTTGGCCAATCAGGTGCAGCTCTTCTATGGCACGCAGAGGCAGGAGACGTACCGACTGGTGGAGATGTTTAACCACCGGCCTGCAGACTTCAGTCACATGTCGGTGATAGCGGAGCTGGAGCAGAGTGGCCTGGTGTCAACCGACACCCCTGGAGACTCGTAGTGAGATTGTAGATGGGACTGAAGTCACCAACAGACTGCCTGCTGGTCCTCATTCAGATAGACTGCTCAGATCCGTCGACAGGGATTCAGCCCCACTTCATACTTTCAccgctgctgctgtgaaatccATACAAAGATCTTCGAGGACCACAGATCTTCTGATGAACCACAAACTCTGTCTGGGACTTTTCACCTCAGGCTCCTacacattgttttgttgtgtataaAGTTGAAGTAATAGAAAAATAATGTTAAGATAAGTTCAGGAGTACATTTTGATAACACTGAAGGAACTTGTTAGAGTAAGAACTATCCCACTAAACCGCAAGACATTCAATTAATCATCTCCAAATTTAATATATAGATTTATTCAATAGATCTAttcaatgttaaaatgtaaaaaaaaaaaaaaaaaatcttaaggATTTCTAAATTATTCTACTCCTGTCCCTTGATAGCTTTCAGTGAGTCATTCAGACAAGCTGAAGGGAAGTCTGTGTGAACACAGATGGTTAATAAGCATGTGGGCACTGGCTGGTTCTGCATGTCATTAAATATCAAAAACTTTTTCAGCTCCGTTAGTCATTCCCTGCTGACCCTGAAACAATATGGAGGCCAAATAATGGAGCACTTTATATTGATAATTAAATATTCACGACTGAACTGAAACAACAGAAGgtaattttgtcctttttttagaattatttatttacagggGAATTCACTgtcttttactttatttctccATGTTAACCAGTTCTGATCCTCCAGCTTTTACCATGGacagggttagggggttagcagaattaaaacaaatggACGTAACAGTGAAGTTTGTTTGCATCACTGTCACTCATGTACTCTGTGTCTTTCCAGCATGACCGGAGCTTCAGCTGCCTTTTGTTAACTTGGACAAGGTGGTTTTGGCTCTGAAGTGTGTGAGCAAAGAAATGGGTTGATGGGTGATGGGTTTTGTCACAGTATGAAGGAGCCGACCGGGTTCATGACTGTGGGTTAGTTTGTGTATCCATGTTCCTCAGTCTTTCTAGTCACAGCGAGGTCAGCCTGCCCCTCACTTCAGTGATACCCCGCTAGGGGGTGGCAGATTTCCATCTTCATGTTCTTCAGATGAGTTCTTGTGAGGATCGAAGGAACCAGAAGTTGGGAAGATGACTCCGTTTGTGATGAGGACATCACTCTGAAGCACAATCATCAACCACATCCTGTGACTAACGGGACAAAATGTGATGTTCCAAACTGGATGACATGGAGAGATGGTTTATTTTACTGCTGGACGAGGTCATAGGTCAAAATACCTGATGACAGAAACCTCTAATATTCCTCCCTCACTTCACTCCACCAACCGTTAATGTCCAGGGCACCCGTTCTCTGGTAAATACTCCcccaaattataacaaaaatCATTCAATTAAAACACTAAAATCGACTGAAAAATTTCACCCTTAAGCttttaatggcaaaaaaatGTCCCTTAGTGTttgtaaaaatcaaataaactaTGAAAAGAATATCAATACTATAGCACCAGACAAATTTAAGGAGGGAActtcctctcctgctgtccTGTCTGTATATTAATTGGTCAAATAATAGTAATACTAGAATATGTATGAAGGATATAAATCAGAGCAGATCTATATAAAAGCTGACTCATCACAATGATACAAACATGAAAATGCTGTGTCCAAAAAGTTCAGTTTAATTATGACCAAACTCATCATCTAGTAAAAATGCTTCAAGTAGAACCTGATGTTACAAAATAAATTCTTAGGTCTTCGTAAATATACAAAAATTGCCAGAATATAGTTTCATGTGTTTGggtgaacagaaaaaaaaaaaacccaccaaatTTTGATGTTTGACTTACCAACCATTTatcctttattatttttttcaactttgATCCAGCATATACTAAAATGTAAGGTAATTCTTGATTCAGAAACACGCACAGCTGCTTATTGTTAATTTCTCACTTTTATTGAATTCCAATATGAAAATACTACCATGTAAATCCCCAGACTATCGAAGCCTCAGGGATGGTTAGATTctcagtggaaaaacacagaacaggaAAAATGATTTCTCTTACCAACAGCATCCAGGtacacataaatacaaagaGCCAGAGCATCGGGACGGATTATAGATCAAAATATGAGAAATCTAATTCTTCACCTCTGGCTTCCCTTACTCTGACTGACTCTGGCCTACATGGCACAAACATTGTATAGACAATACAAAAACACGCATGTTGCTGGACCACACTAATTCTTAGGATTCTAGTTTCCTAAAAATCTTACAAAACAGTTCAAACAATGTTAAAAGTTTTTCTGATATACAGACGTCAACATTGGCTTACTCTGACATACATCAACTGAACACAACAGATACAGAACACAAAACTGGACAGTTTCTCCACATCTTGCTTCTTCTGAACATTCTCTTAGGTCATGCACAGTACGTTTCTTTGCGTTTCAAGAGGCCAGAACTATCCAACACTAGATCTGAGAAGAGAAGTGAAGAAGTGCTTTGAATAATCTGCAAAGGACAAAACTAAGACAAAAAGTTCACTTGTCTGATATGTTTGGTTaggtttgaatgaatgaaatccaaAACCTCAGACTGCTTCAGGAGCGATCAGCAGGACTCTGAGACCTCAGAGACAAATACTGTATAGCTTTGTTTTACCAGACACATAGTGTTAACAAATAAGCACATGCTGCAGACAGCTAATGTGATGgggttttgattatttttttttttttaacaaatcacCTATGTTGGAGGTGGAATTGTGCTGGAGTGTGGTATCACATAGTTGGGTaaacagatgtgtttgtgtgtgtgtgtttctctctctccctctctccctctcgcgTGCATACACAGAGTCCAGATGCAAAAATTATGTGTGCACAAAAATCACACGTCTGTCACTTCCCAGATGACTTTGTATTTATGAATACAGGATATattgttttgggttgtttttttttttttttttataagccGAGTGAtgcaaaaaagtgaaaatgtaaatcaatgttacctttgctttgtttattaTATTAGACTATACATTTCTTCAATGTACAATATCACAGTTTCAGAGGCTTTGTTGTTGGTCCATCTGCTCCCGACCCATTTGTTCACAATAAATAAGGACTTTAAACTTTACTGATGAGCTCAATTTGTAATCTGACCAACAGACTgtgaagttgtttgtttttcagtcctTGTTTTCTAGGCCGTGCCTTATAAAAGAATGGTTCTTCATACATTTATGCCTTCTTATCGAAATGAGGCTCATGAAAGTGCAACCCAATTTTTCAGTGAGAAGTTTTGTGTATACACATTTTTAGTCTTGAATGCATCTAGccgtctgtttgtgtgtgtttgtgaatgtgcatgttttttcgACTGTTTTAATTCCAGAAGAGAGGAAGTTCAGGTCTATTCTGGTTTGTGAACCTGTAACGTCATATTCCTGACATCTGCATTGAAACAGAAGCGGGGCTGTGTTGGCTAAGACATCTACCAGATGGACCAGAGTCCAGTTAGAGTTCATTATTACAAGAGTAAGTCAGTTGACTTCACTGGTCCTGAAAAGAAGTCTCCAGGCAGTTCATCAATTTTGACTCCCGTGAGAGGCAGCAAGAGGACCTTCTTCACTCCTCCAAAGTGAACTTCAGCAAAAAGCTACATGCTGCAGGGTGCTCTACCTAGTAGGAGTGTGCTCACATATTTGATTGGCGGCCaaattttactgaaatgaaCTCAGACCTCTGAATTCTCAGTTTCACTCCACCAACAGAGGAGCCATCAGGCTCTATGCAGCTTTCATCGCACTGTGTAATTCCCTGAGTGCTTTTTCTGCCCTCATGTCTCAGTACATGGCCTCGGCCTCTCTGATGCTTccaaatgacaaactgaaagTGCTTCCTAGTCTCTTGGTGACGCTGCTgccctctctcttctttttcctgttcCAGTTCAGCAAGGAGGCAGAGCTCTGGCCTTTAGCTGTGCCTAGCAGACGCTGCCGTGTGTTTTCTTTAGCACTGCAGTGGGACAGCATGATGGCTTTCCGCTCCACCTGCCAACACACAGGCGGTGTGCCAATCACTGAACAGGTACACAAATATGCATCAAGACAGCAGCTATTGATCTAaccagcacacacatgcactttcaCTTCAGTACCTGTGTATCATGTGAGTGTAACGTGACCACACTGAGCTCCGCCCCTCGATCGCTGCAGCTCTTTAGCATGTTGACAACCTCACTGTGTTTGGCCCATTTACAGTCTTGTCCGTCCACTGCTACAATGTAGTCACCTTCCCTTAGCCCTGCCTCCTgcaatacacacagacacacacacggctctcctatttgttttttcacacaatTAATTCACTAATAAATTTTCAATAGTTCATTCTCCAACCGACTTTTCTTAATGTGTTTTAATGGTGCTTTAGAGAGAGATTAAACATTAAAGTCAAAGTTTCCGTATTTCAGTTGAAAAACGCCTGagtgatttagattttttgaccgcacaaatcaaaaataacgatgatgatgatacttGAATGATACTTGTGGTTTCACATGGTTTTTGAGGTAGTCCTGCATATTCATTGTGTTTCCTGATGCAAATCAGTGCCAGTTAAGAAAAGCAGCTTGAGCAATAGTACAACTACGGATAATCTGCTGTGGATGGggtcagcagaaaaaaaaggggttAAGCACTTTTAAAAGACATCCATCGAAACTATCCAATGACAATTTAAATTTAGTCTTCATTTGTTTCGTCTAAACAAAGTGAAGTTTTATTCTCTCTGATTCAGCTGCAACCATGACTGCAGCATATGACACAATACAGAGTCCACTAATAGGTGTGAAGGAATGCAGCAGTAGAGCAGCTGACAGAAATGTAGAAAGTACAAAGTACAaatgtacaaagaaaaatgttgttaATCTATAAGATGAAGTGCTGAAATTGTTCTGTTGATGGATGATTTTAAGTCGTCTGTTTTCCACAGCAGCTCTGAATTTTTGCGCAGCTTCTCCTGCTACTTCTCTTACATCTCACTCTGATTATAGACAGACCAGCTCACACAATCCAACATCAACTAGGCACAGCGATCACTACAATAGTCACATAGTGCTTTTGTTTTGCAATAGTGCCTCTATAAAAACTAATATGTGGATTTTGTCTCACCGCTGCACAACCTCCAGGAACCACTCCCGCCACAAGGACGGGGGAGTCTCCTCTGAGTGTGAGGCCCAGACcgctctcttttctctgcaggCAGATCAGTCGCACCGGACCCCAGCGAGCTCGTGCACAAAACACGGACAGAGGCCCCTTAAGCAGAGAAGAGTTATCCTCATCTCAAGTGTCAGTGGTTGCTACAGATTCTTTGAATGTCTAATTCATTGGTTTATCTATGTCTTCTGTGTGTATTTACCAGCCTTTGGAAGATGTCACTAACTTGGACTGCAGAGAAGTTGGGTGGAGCAATGTCTGGTTTCTGGTGGGTTTGAGCTGtcaacacacaaaaccaaaactcaTTCACTATCATTTGACCATAGTTTGAATAGCATTGATTGTTATGCTGTGAATATTTTACACTGTATCTCTGGGGCCTCAGCAGTTTCATCAAAGTCATCCTCTCGATCCAGCTCAGAGTACTTGTCCAAAgagcgtttgtgtgtgagagacagcaCGTCCTGCAGGATGTCCATCTTCCTCAGGATCTTACAAAGACCGTGGACACGCATTGCCTCCTCATGTCTAATTACGGCACGCCGCAGGTGAGCTTTACCTATACATATGTAAGATGTCTTTATCTTAATATTTTTCAATACAACTTTTAtcccaaacaacaaaaaatataagaCATTCTCAATACACGACATCCCTGGTACTGGTACCACACAACACTGGCTCGCACAAACTCACCAAGCTTTCGTCTTTTTTCAGTGTCCTGCAGAACCTGCCTCAGCGATGGCCCTGCAGGAGTGCTCACGTAGAACTGAAAGAAAGCCTTCTCTGCTTCAGCCTGTTGgtgctcttcatcctcctcaacAGATGCTGCAGATGCAACACAGCATAGACCCAGCTTGagtgtttatatgtttatacTTGTATTTCTGACAGAAGAACATATTCGAAAACCCAATCCATTATTTTAATGCTGCGCATATAAAGCATTAAACATCCTTGACTTCCATTgcgttatatatatatatatatatatatttcgtGTATTAGAGTGTTGTTTTACTTACACATGTGGTCACATAGTGCCACAGCAGTGTAGTAGTGTGAGAGAGCACAGAAGTGTTCAGACTTGACTTGGACCATTGACGCCCACGAAAACGGCACGTAGTCCTTCATCAAAGGCTGCGTCATGGTTTGCTGAACTAACAAGTAGACTTCCGACACCTATGGGATACATGCAAGTACAGAGTGAGCATCACAGTCAACAAACAGGAACAATACAGACTAACTGAAAGACATACAAACTCACCCGTGCAGCCTCCTGCGCCAGGCAGAGTTGTGAAATGAAGTGTGTCCCCTGCGTCATGAGCGTTGCACGCTCAAAGACGCACTCCTGCACCTGGGCAACCATTAGCTGGACCAGCATGCAGAGCGATGGACCACTCATGTCCAGACTCGGTGCATTGGAGAAGTTCTCCTTAAGGTAATTAAATGCACCTtaacacacacaagagaaaatGGCTATGAACGTCACATTAACTCCTATTTCTGAATATTTCCATTCCATCCTTGAAAAAATAGGAACACTGTTCACAAAAAGTTTGTGAAGCATAGGGGTACTTTGTGGTTtgcattttgacatttaaaaaggtGTCATCTTGGGATAATAGCTATAGGGAGGCACAGAACTTTGACCTTAGTGGGATTGTATAAGTAAACCCAGTATAAGACAGAACTACCAGTAAGTACTAGCGGGAAATCCGGGTGTCTGTTCTGGTACCTGCAGCACGCTGAAAGGCATCTATGGCTCGCTCTATGCCGGCGGTGGCAGAGCGGTCCTGCCGTGCACCGATCTGTGTGTACAGAGCACCGATGTTGAACAACACACTTCCTTTTTCAAAGGCCAGCGCACGCTGACATGACGGGACACCTGTCAGAGAGTCGTACCTGAGGGACAGACCAAACACTTCAGTAAATCACTGAAATATATGGTCTTCAATTCACCTACTTGctatacaaagacacaaagcttATTTCCATGCAAATATGTGAAACTGCTACAATCTCCTGAGATGAAACCTTGAATGTCCTCTAACTGACAAGCCCGGTTTCTAGCTGAAAACATTATAGCATTAATGTCCTACCAGTGGAAGTGAACGCCAAGGTTTCTGTG contains:
- the rhpn1 gene encoding rhophilin-1 isoform X4, which translates into the protein MAEPATREFEISLSDGASDDDMPLTLPAEGGHDGSIRKGCDPLAQTQRSKLQHRRARINQQINKEMRMRAGAENLFRATTNNKVRETVALELSFVNSNLQLLKEELEELNSNMEVYQTDSEAVNVPMIPLGLKETKEVDFSLSIQDFICEHYGEDSSLYDKEIKELMELRQAMRTPSRNQAGLELLMEYYNQLYYLDQRFFPPHRNLGVHFHWYDSLTGVPSCQRALAFEKGSVLFNIGALYTQIGARQDRSATAGIERAIDAFQRAAGAFNYLKENFSNAPSLDMSGPSLCMLVQLMVAQVQECVFERATLMTQGTHFISQLCLAQEAARVSEVYLLVQQTMTQPLMKDYVPFSWASMVQVKSEHFCALSHYYTAVALCDHMSSVEEDEEHQQAEAEKAFFQFYVSTPAGPSLRQVLQDTEKRRKLGKAHLRRAVIRHEEAMRVHGLCKILRKMDILQDVLSLTHKRSLDKYSELDREDDFDETAEAPEIQSQTHQKPDIAPPNFSAVQVSDIFQRLGPLSVFCARARWGPVRLICLQRKESGLGLTLRGDSPVLVAGVVPGGCAAEAGLREGDYIVAVDGQDCKWAKHSEVVNMLKSCSDRGAELSVVTLHSHDTQVERKAIMLSHCSAKENTRQRLLGTAKGQSSASLLNWNRKKKREGSSVTKRLGSTFSLSFGSIREAEAMY
- the rhpn1 gene encoding rhophilin-1 isoform X3, whose product is MAYLQDVNLTLNLFYIWPILALFIQQKHFILMIFTYLIINYFIPSVPLSLALLFLQGCDPLAQTQRSKLQHRRARINQQINKEMRMRAGAENLFRATTNNKVRETVALELSFVNSNLQLLKEELEELNSNMEVYQTDSEAVNVPMIPLGLKETKEDFICEHYGEDSSLYDKEIKELMELRQAMRTPSRNQAGLELLMEYYNQLYYLDQRFFPPHRNLGVHFHWYDSLTGVPSCQRALAFEKGSVLFNIGALYTQIGARQDRSATAGIERAIDAFQRAAGAFNYLKENFSNAPSLDMSGPSLCMLVQLMVAQVQECVFERATLMTQGTHFISQLCLAQEAARVSEVYLLVQQTMTQPLMKDYVPFSWASMVQVKSEHFCALSHYYTAVALCDHMSSVEEDEEHQQAEAEKAFFQFYVSTPAGPSLRQVLQDTEKRRKLGKAHLRRAVIRHEEAMRVHGLCKILRKMDILQDVLSLTHKRSLDKYSELDREDDFDETAEAPEIQSQTHQKPDIAPPNFSAVQVSDIFQRLGPLSVFCARARWGPVRLICLQRKESGLGLTLRGDSPVLVAGVVPGGCAAEAGLREGDYIVAVDGQDCKWAKHSEVVNMLKSCSDRGAELSVVTLHSHDTQVERKAIMLSHCSAKENTRQRLLGTAKGQSSASLLNWNRKKKREGSSVTKRLGSTFSLSFGSIREAEAMY
- the rhpn1 gene encoding rhophilin-1 isoform X1, translating into MAYLQDVNLTLNLFYIWPILALFIQQKHFILMIFTYLIINYFIPSVPLSLALLFLQGCDPLAQTQRSKLQHRRARINQQINKEMRMRAGAENLFRATTNNKVRETVALELSFVNSNLQLLKEELEELNSNMEVYQTDSEAVNVPMIPLGLKETKEVDFSLSIQDFICEHYGEDSSLYDKEIKELMELRQAMRTPSRNQAGLELLMEYYNQLYYLDQRFFPPHRNLGVHFHWYDSLTGVPSCQRALAFEKGSVLFNIGALYTQIGARQDRSATAGIERAIDAFQRAAGAFNYLKENFSNAPSLDMSGPSLCMLVQLMVAQVQECVFERATLMTQGTHFISQLCLAQEAARVSEVYLLVQQTMTQPLMKDYVPFSWASMVQVKSEHFCALSHYYTAVALCDHMSSVEEDEEHQQAEAEKAFFQFYVSTPAGPSLRQVLQDTEKRRKLGKAHLRRAVIRHEEAMRVHGLCKILRKMDILQDVLSLTHKRSLDKYSELDREDDFDETAEAPEIQSQTHQKPDIAPPNFSAVQVSDIFQRLGPLSVFCARARWGPVRLICLQRKESGLGLTLRGDSPVLVAGVVPGGCAAEAGLREGDYIVAVDGQDCKWAKHSEVVNMLKSCSDRGAELSVVTLHSHDTQVERKAIMLSHCSAKENTRQRLLGTAKGQSSASLLNWNRKKKREGSSVTKRLGSTFSLSFGSIREAEAMY
- the atpaf1 gene encoding ATP synthase mitochondrial F1 complex assembly factor 1, giving the protein MSDGSDGKMAAALVQMSCWYRGMLAVRATGIRPLIPGLVPSQFRAFSMRKDLDLEENPFYSKYRDQIQKLRSAKPQEYKDRLEKRHEAKKEVLGHSKQGEFIRLMEQELKERDEMAACDGATGGFTKNKTLGSILNMDKIKDKTGEEISELWMKYFSTKDTISAIIPTLIYETIFSRLKSCPMFLYALPQREGYEFFVGQLSGHEIHFTSLINIQTLGENAPSQLILYHYPELKEEKGVVFMTAERDPKFITVHQAQCLANQVQLFYGTQRQETYRLVEMFNHRPADFSHMSVIAELEQSGLVSTDTPGDS
- the rhpn1 gene encoding rhophilin-1 isoform X2, producing MAYLQDVNLTLNLFYIWPILALFIQQKHFILMIFTYLIINYFIPSVPLSLALLFLQGCDPLAQTQRSKLQHRRARINQQINKEMRMRAGAENLFRATTNNKVRETVALELSFVNSNLQLLKEELEELNSNMEVYQTDSEAVNVPMIPLGLKETKEVDFSLSIQDFICEHYGEDSSLYDKEIKELMELRQAMRTPSRNQAGLELLMEYYNQLYYLDQRFFPPHRNLGVHFHWYDSLTGVPSCQRALAFEKGSVLFNIGALYTQIGARQDRSATAGIERAIDAFQRAAGAFNYLKENFSNAPSLDMSGPSLCMLVQLMVAQVQECVFERATLMTQGTHFISQLCLAQEAARVSEVYLLVQQTMTQPLMKDYVPFSWASMVQVKSEHFCALSHYYTAVALCDHMSSVEEDEEHQQAEAEKAFFQFYVSTPAGPSLRQVLQDTEKRRKLGKAHLRRAVIRHEEAMRVHGLCKILRKMDILQDVLSLTHKRSLDKYSELDREDDFDETAEAPEIQSQTHQKPDIAPPNFSAVQGPLSVFCARARWGPVRLICLQRKESGLGLTLRGDSPVLVAGVVPGGCAAEAGLREGDYIVAVDGQDCKWAKHSEVVNMLKSCSDRGAELSVVTLHSHDTQVERKAIMLSHCSAKENTRQRLLGTAKGQSSASLLNWNRKKKREGSSVTKRLGSTFSLSFGSIREAEAMY